One region of Vibrio pelagius genomic DNA includes:
- a CDS encoding DUF1107 domain-containing protein, translating to MRLFKRYTPGMIAKHVSRLFKGRIYIYGVGKFEFDNGKLVLPERAEKRHFDTVKEINNEIMKLRCAYA from the coding sequence ATGAGACTGTTTAAGCGCTATACACCCGGTATGATTGCTAAACATGTAAGTCGACTTTTTAAAGGACGAATCTACATTTACGGCGTCGGGAAATTTGAGTTTGATAACGGTAAGCTGGTTCTGCCAGAGAGGGCTGAAAAGCGCCATTTTGATACCGTCAAAGAGATAAACAATGAAATTATGAAGCTAAGGTGCGCTTACGCTTGA
- the lepA gene encoding translation elongation factor 4, with amino-acid sequence MKHIRNFSIIAHIDHGKSTLSDRLIQVCGGLSDREMAAQVLDSMDLERERGITIKSQSVTLNYTAKDGETYQLNFIDTPGHVDFAYEVSRSLAACEGALLVVDAGQGVEAQTLANCYTAIEMDLEVVPILNKIDLPAADPERVSEEIEEIVGIDAMEATRCSAKTGIGVDDVLENIVSAIPAPEGDPDAPLQALIIDSWFDNYLGVVSLVRIKNGSLRKNDKIKVMSTGQVWGVDRLGIFTPKQVDTEVLQTGEVGWVVCGIKDILGAPVGDTLTLAKNGCEKALPGFKKVKPQVYAGLFPVSSDDYENFRDALGKLSLNDASLFYEPENSAALGFGFRCGFLGMLHMEIIQERLEREYDLDLITTAPTVVYEVEKTDGTLLYVDSPAKLPAINDIDEIREPIARCNILVPSDYLGNVITLCVEKRGVQVDMIYHGNQVAVVYDIPMAEVVLDFFDRLKSTSRGYASLDYNFQRFEASNMVRVDVLLNGDTVDALAMITHKDQSQTRGRQLVEKMKEFIPRQMFDIAIQAAIGNHIIARSTVKQLRKNVIAKCYGGDVSRKKKLLKKQKEGKKRMKQIGNVELPQEAFLAILHVGKD; translated from the coding sequence ATGAAGCACATTCGTAACTTTTCGATTATCGCCCACATCGACCATGGTAAGTCGACCCTATCTGACCGTCTAATCCAAGTTTGTGGAGGATTAAGCGATCGTGAAATGGCTGCGCAAGTCCTTGATTCGATGGATCTGGAGCGTGAACGTGGCATCACTATCAAATCTCAGAGTGTGACTCTTAACTACACTGCTAAAGATGGTGAAACTTATCAATTAAACTTCATCGATACTCCAGGACACGTTGACTTCGCATACGAAGTATCTCGTTCTCTAGCCGCTTGTGAAGGTGCGCTACTGGTTGTCGATGCGGGTCAGGGTGTAGAAGCTCAGACACTAGCAAACTGTTACACAGCGATCGAAATGGATCTGGAAGTTGTGCCAATCTTAAATAAGATTGATCTTCCTGCGGCAGATCCAGAGCGCGTTTCTGAAGAGATCGAAGAGATCGTTGGTATCGACGCGATGGAAGCGACTCGCTGTTCTGCGAAAACCGGTATCGGTGTTGACGATGTACTAGAAAACATTGTTTCAGCGATCCCTGCGCCAGAAGGCGATCCAGATGCGCCGCTACAAGCACTTATTATTGACTCTTGGTTCGATAACTACCTTGGCGTTGTATCGCTGGTACGTATCAAGAACGGTTCTCTAAGAAAGAACGACAAGATCAAAGTAATGAGTACTGGTCAAGTTTGGGGTGTAGACCGTCTAGGTATCTTCACACCAAAACAGGTTGATACTGAAGTTCTGCAAACTGGCGAAGTAGGCTGGGTTGTATGTGGTATTAAAGACATCCTTGGTGCACCAGTTGGTGATACGCTGACACTGGCTAAGAACGGCTGTGAAAAAGCGCTACCGGGCTTTAAGAAAGTAAAACCACAGGTATACGCAGGTCTATTCCCAGTATCATCTGACGACTACGAAAACTTCCGAGATGCACTAGGTAAGCTAAGCCTGAACGATGCGTCACTGTTTTACGAGCCAGAAAACTCTGCAGCTCTAGGTTTCGGTTTCCGTTGTGGCTTCCTTGGTATGCTTCACATGGAGATCATCCAAGAGCGTCTAGAGCGTGAATACGACCTAGACCTGATTACAACCGCACCAACGGTAGTTTACGAAGTTGAGAAAACTGACGGCACGCTACTTTACGTAGATAGCCCAGCGAAGCTTCCAGCTATTAACGATATCGATGAGATTCGTGAGCCAATTGCACGTTGTAATATCCTAGTACCATCGGATTACCTAGGTAACGTAATTACACTGTGTGTTGAGAAGCGTGGTGTGCAGGTTGATATGATCTATCACGGTAACCAAGTAGCGGTTGTTTACGATATTCCTATGGCTGAAGTGGTACTGGACTTCTTTGACCGTCTGAAATCAACATCTCGTGGCTACGCGTCACTGGATTACAACTTCCAACGCTTTGAAGCGTCTAACATGGTTCGCGTAGACGTTCTTCTAAACGGTGACACTGTTGATGCACTAGCAATGATTACTCACAAAGATCAGTCTCAGACTCGTGGTCGTCAGCTAGTTGAGAAGATGAAAGAGTTCATCCCTCGTCAGATGTTTGATATCGCAATTCAAGCGGCTATCGGTAACCACATCATCGCTCGTTCAACCGTTAAGCAACTGCGTAAGAACGTTATCGCGAAGTGTTACGGTGGTGACGTGAGTCGTAAGAAGAAGCTTCTGAAGAAACAGAAAGAAGGTAAGAAGCGTATGAAGCAGATCGGTAACGTAGAGCTGCCTCAAGAAGCTTTCCTTGCCATCCTTCACGTTGGCAAAGACTAG
- the rseB gene encoding sigma-E factor regulatory protein RseB, protein MKKFLVSALTLFSLISPSAFAEEPSAKALLHQMNEASQHLNYELSYILIKKSSIEPLLYRHAVSNEKQLAHLVYLSGPVREVIRRGNEVSYIEPGTEPFTIESGNMVAPVIPMLNNDIDILNEYYDFVKVGRAREAGTTTQVLRVVPKDGLRYSYVLWVDENTNLPLRADLLDRDGEILEQYRTISYVVNDKIAEAMAGLNNAQLPKVLSLPDGAVGESDWCVSWIPDGFEAKELNRYSMATTNKMVESQMFSDGLFSFSVYISDRDEHSLKGQLVRQGRRTLHSLVNGDNEISVVGDIPPATAQRIAQSVKFAANQGTGQ, encoded by the coding sequence ATGAAGAAATTCCTGGTCAGTGCACTGACACTGTTCAGCTTGATCTCTCCAAGCGCCTTTGCAGAAGAGCCTTCTGCAAAGGCCTTGCTGCATCAAATGAACGAGGCCAGTCAGCATTTAAATTACGAACTTTCCTACATACTGATCAAAAAGAGCAGTATTGAACCGCTCTTGTATCGTCATGCCGTAAGTAATGAGAAGCAACTTGCTCATCTTGTCTATCTAAGTGGCCCTGTACGTGAAGTAATTCGTCGCGGCAACGAAGTCAGCTACATCGAACCAGGTACTGAACCTTTTACGATTGAGTCTGGCAACATGGTTGCGCCAGTGATTCCGATGTTGAATAACGACATTGATATCCTGAACGAGTATTACGACTTTGTGAAGGTAGGGCGTGCGCGTGAAGCCGGTACAACAACGCAAGTGTTGCGTGTCGTGCCAAAAGATGGCCTGCGTTACTCCTATGTTCTTTGGGTCGATGAGAACACTAATCTGCCTCTACGAGCGGATTTGCTCGACCGAGATGGTGAAATCCTAGAGCAGTACCGTACGATTTCTTATGTGGTTAACGACAAAATTGCAGAAGCGATGGCAGGGTTGAACAACGCCCAGCTGCCGAAAGTGCTCTCATTGCCTGATGGCGCGGTTGGAGAAAGCGATTGGTGCGTCTCTTGGATTCCTGATGGTTTTGAAGCGAAAGAGCTCAACCGCTATTCAATGGCGACAACCAATAAGATGGTTGAAAGCCAGATGTTTAGTGATGGGCTATTTAGTTTCTCGGTTTATATCTCAGACAGAGATGAACACTCTCTGAAAGGTCAGCTTGTGCGTCAAGGCCGTCGTACTTTGCATAGCTTAGTGAATGGTGATAACGAAATATCTGTAGTCGGAGATATTCCTCCTGCAACCGCGCAGCGTATCGCACAGTCTGTGAAGTTTGCTGCCAATCAAGGTACAGGCCAATGA
- a CDS encoding succinate dehydrogenase assembly factor 2, with protein MYTAEQKARIKWGCRRGMLELDVVIMPFFEECFDSLQEQEQRDFVSLLECDDPDLFTWVMGHGRSENLGHASMVDKIVAHNLSKVR; from the coding sequence ATGTACACTGCAGAGCAGAAAGCACGAATTAAATGGGGCTGCCGTCGCGGTATGTTAGAGCTTGATGTAGTCATCATGCCCTTTTTTGAGGAATGTTTTGACTCATTGCAAGAGCAGGAGCAACGTGATTTTGTTTCACTACTAGAGTGTGATGATCCCGATCTGTTTACATGGGTGATGGGGCACGGTCGCAGTGAAAACCTAGGTCACGCGTCAATGGTCGACAAAATTGTTGCACACAACCTCAGCAAGGTTCGTTAA
- a CDS encoding protein YgfX: MLHTTSARFVKLKLSPSYYALFAKGATLWCLLVFIITSNIPLVATLYLFVLLYLLIRDNKIGWPIATGEIELRPNHEIIVNGEKRVFQSSDTIFRSLFVMLKFSEGEPVILWRDSCLEADYRYLLVWLKSKKGASCSL, translated from the coding sequence TTGTTGCACACAACCTCAGCAAGGTTCGTTAAGCTCAAGCTTAGCCCTTCGTATTACGCATTATTCGCAAAAGGCGCCACTCTGTGGTGCCTTTTGGTTTTTATTATCACATCAAATATCCCTCTTGTAGCCACTCTTTACCTTTTTGTTCTTCTGTACTTGTTGATACGCGATAATAAAATTGGCTGGCCAATAGCGACAGGTGAGATCGAGCTTCGACCTAACCACGAAATCATAGTTAATGGGGAGAAACGCGTTTTTCAATCGAGCGATACTATTTTCCGTTCTCTGTTCGTGATGCTGAAGTTCAGTGAAGGTGAGCCTGTCATCCTATGGCGCGACAGCTGTCTTGAAGCGGATTATCGTTACTTATTGGTGTGGCTCAAAAGTAAAAAGGGAGCATCATGCTCCCTTTAA
- a CDS encoding aminoacyl-tRNA deacylase: protein MKTVITDWLDQQQVAYRLLLQDKETTSIEETAQARGIEPSQMVKCILLRDMGNQYALACAPGDKSIDPKKVRAVLNCRRMTCVSQQDVESVTGFKVGCVGPLALKRYMPIIFDRSLQQNKIVTISSGERMAGIALDLNDLMSLCAPIEAEICK from the coding sequence TTGAAAACGGTAATTACAGATTGGTTAGATCAACAGCAGGTGGCGTACCGCCTGCTATTGCAAGACAAAGAAACCACTTCCATTGAAGAGACAGCGCAGGCTCGAGGTATTGAGCCTTCACAAATGGTCAAATGTATTCTGCTACGAGACATGGGCAACCAATACGCGTTGGCATGTGCACCGGGTGATAAATCGATTGACCCAAAAAAAGTTCGAGCCGTGCTTAACTGCCGCCGAATGACTTGTGTATCTCAACAAGATGTTGAATCGGTTACAGGCTTTAAAGTCGGCTGTGTTGGCCCATTAGCACTCAAGCGCTATATGCCGATCATTTTTGATCGTTCTCTTCAACAGAATAAAATTGTGACAATCAGCTCTGGTGAGCGAATGGCTGGGATCGCCCTTGATCTCAACGATCTTATGAGTCTATGTGCGCCGATTGAAGCCGAGATCTGCAAGTAA
- the rnc gene encoding ribonuclease III translates to MNSPIDKLERKIGYQFKDTDLIHLALTHRSAAGKHNERLEFLGDSILSFVIADDLYHRFPKVNEGDMSRMRATLVRGHTLAELGREFALGDYLKLGPGELKSGGFRRDSILADAVEAIIGAIYLDSDTETIRGIILSWYKTRLEAIQPGVSQKDPKTRLQEFLQGRRNPLPVYTVTNIKGEAHNQEFTVECKVAGVDKPVIGKGTSRRKAEQAAAETALEQLSNV, encoded by the coding sequence ATGAATTCTCCAATTGATAAACTAGAGAGAAAGATCGGCTATCAGTTCAAAGATACCGATCTCATTCACCTGGCGCTGACTCACCGCAGCGCTGCAGGTAAGCACAACGAACGTCTTGAGTTTCTGGGCGATTCAATTTTAAGTTTTGTCATCGCTGATGATCTCTACCACCGTTTCCCGAAAGTAAACGAGGGTGATATGAGCCGTATGCGTGCTACTTTGGTACGTGGACATACATTGGCTGAACTAGGTCGTGAATTCGCCCTAGGAGATTACTTAAAATTAGGTCCAGGTGAGTTAAAGAGTGGCGGATTCCGTCGTGACTCTATTCTGGCAGATGCTGTCGAAGCAATCATTGGTGCTATCTACCTAGATAGCGACACTGAAACCATTCGCGGTATTATTTTAAGCTGGTACAAAACTCGCCTAGAAGCGATTCAGCCTGGTGTTTCTCAAAAAGACCCGAAAACGCGTTTGCAAGAGTTCCTACAGGGCCGAAGAAATCCGCTACCTGTCTACACAGTGACTAATATTAAAGGTGAAGCACACAACCAAGAGTTTACGGTTGAGTGTAAAGTGGCAGGTGTGGATAAACCTGTTATCGGTAAAGGCACTAGCCGCCGCAAGGCAGAACAAGCGGCTGCTGAAACAGCATTAGAGCAACTAAGCAATGTCTGA
- a CDS encoding SoxR reducing system RseC family protein, translating into MMTALATVSAVEKQGAHYHVQLSCEQQTSCNSCSSQKSCGTGIVTKAVGNKSLFWQLTTKNLVKAGQIVEIGFPERSLLESAALVYLVPLFMMMLGAAFGQLLLAPLLGVGEGAVILSAAIFTAGGIALAKRLAKPMEDKSKQQVVLIRILGEPLV; encoded by the coding sequence ATGATGACTGCATTGGCTACCGTGAGCGCTGTAGAGAAACAAGGCGCTCACTATCACGTGCAATTAAGCTGCGAGCAACAGACCAGTTGTAACAGCTGTTCGTCACAAAAGAGTTGCGGCACTGGTATTGTGACAAAGGCCGTTGGCAACAAATCCCTTTTCTGGCAACTAACCACTAAAAACCTTGTGAAAGCTGGGCAAATCGTCGAGATAGGTTTTCCTGAGAGAAGTCTGCTGGAATCGGCGGCTTTGGTTTATCTAGTTCCACTGTTTATGATGATGCTAGGTGCTGCTTTTGGTCAGCTGTTATTAGCGCCTTTACTTGGCGTAGGAGAGGGCGCAGTTATTCTGTCTGCTGCTATATTTACTGCTGGTGGTATTGCCCTTGCAAAACGTTTAGCTAAACCAATGGAAGATAAATCGAAGCAGCAAGTGGTGTTGATTCGAATCCTTGGTGAGCCGCTTGTCTAA
- the rpoE gene encoding RNA polymerase sigma factor RpoE, translated as MNEQLTDQVLIERVQSGDKQAFNLLVVKYQNKVCNLISRYVNNSGDVADVAQEAFIKAYRAIPNFRGESAFYTWLYRIAVNTAKNHIVAQSRRPPATDVDADDAEYFETGSALKEISNPENLTLSKELKEVVFGAIEALPEDLKTAMTLRELEGLSYEEIAEVMDCPVGTVRSRIFRAREAVEKKIKPLLQR; from the coding sequence ATGAACGAGCAGCTAACCGATCAAGTGTTGATTGAGCGAGTTCAGAGTGGAGATAAGCAAGCATTTAACCTGTTAGTGGTTAAGTATCAAAACAAAGTTTGCAACCTTATCTCTCGCTACGTGAATAATTCCGGTGATGTGGCTGATGTGGCACAGGAAGCGTTTATAAAGGCTTACCGCGCGATACCAAATTTTAGAGGCGAGAGTGCCTTCTACACATGGTTGTACCGAATTGCCGTGAACACAGCAAAAAATCACATAGTTGCACAGAGCCGTAGGCCACCCGCAACCGATGTCGATGCAGATGATGCAGAATATTTTGAAACTGGCAGCGCACTGAAAGAAATTTCGAACCCTGAGAACTTAACGCTGTCGAAAGAATTGAAAGAAGTGGTTTTCGGAGCGATTGAAGCGCTACCGGAAGACTTGAAAACTGCAATGACCTTACGCGAACTTGAAGGCTTAAGTTACGAAGAGATTGCAGAAGTAATGGATTGCCCTGTAGGAACCGTACGTTCGCGTATTTTCCGTGCTCGTGAAGCGGTGGAAAAGAAAATAAAACCTCTTTTACAGCGCTAA
- the ygfZ gene encoding tRNA-modifying protein YgfZ: protein MDWKNTFQPLNHTHNDTLPGVMMTHISDWGAITMVGDDKKSYLQGQVTCDVVQLASDESTLGAHCDAKGKVWSIFRLFHHNDGYALLQPQSAIEVELQEIKKYAVFSKVTIEQTEDVVLGIMGAQADSFIDTLSEDRGNVRAIEGGSAVKVADSRWALLVTPDAAQALVEGSSIEKVSETLWQYFEIMDAQPKLSAAEQNEHIPQALNLQAIGGISFSKGCYTGQETVARAKYRGMNKREMRIVSGTTEQPLTLDSAIELERSVGENWRGAGRLLNVYQFSDNTAIGLIVLPNNLDDDVELRLAEQPDHKWTIQPLPYSLEEE from the coding sequence ATGGATTGGAAAAACACGTTTCAACCACTTAATCACACGCACAACGACACACTTCCAGGCGTGATGATGACACACATCTCTGACTGGGGTGCGATTACTATGGTGGGCGATGACAAAAAGTCGTACCTGCAAGGCCAAGTAACGTGCGATGTCGTACAGCTAGCGAGTGACGAGTCAACGCTAGGCGCACACTGTGATGCGAAGGGTAAAGTGTGGAGCATTTTCCGCCTATTCCACCACAATGATGGCTACGCCCTACTCCAACCTCAATCAGCGATTGAAGTTGAGCTACAGGAAATCAAGAAATACGCGGTATTCTCAAAAGTAACTATTGAGCAGACTGAAGATGTTGTCCTTGGCATCATGGGTGCGCAAGCCGATAGCTTTATCGATACTCTTTCTGAAGATCGTGGCAATGTACGTGCGATCGAGGGCGGCAGCGCAGTAAAAGTAGCGGATTCTCGCTGGGCGCTACTTGTGACTCCAGATGCGGCACAAGCTTTAGTTGAAGGTAGCTCTATTGAAAAAGTGTCCGAAACGCTGTGGCAATACTTTGAGATCATGGATGCTCAACCAAAGCTGTCAGCAGCAGAGCAGAATGAACACATCCCGCAGGCATTGAACCTACAAGCGATTGGCGGTATCAGCTTTAGCAAAGGCTGTTACACAGGCCAAGAGACCGTGGCACGCGCGAAATACCGTGGCATGAACAAGCGAGAAATGCGCATTGTTTCTGGTACAACCGAACAACCACTTACGTTAGATTCAGCGATTGAACTCGAGCGCAGTGTGGGTGAAAACTGGCGTGGTGCCGGCCGTCTTCTGAACGTCTACCAATTCTCTGACAACACAGCCATTGGTCTCATTGTTCTGCCAAATAACTTAGATGATGATGTTGAACTGCGCCTTGCCGAACAACCAGATCACAAATGGACCATCCAACCGCTACCTTATAGCTTGGAAGAAGAGTAA
- the lepB gene encoding signal peptidase I produces MANTFSLILVIVTLVTGVIWALEKFVWAKKRQLKLASVTAQTNGLDAETSAKVTAQPWWVENSVSIFPVIAFVLVLRSFIYEPFQIPSGSMMPTLLVGDFILVEKYAYGLKDPVWRTQLVETGKPERGDSIVFKYPPQPNIDYIKRVVGLPGDMIRYNSNKELCIQTKGTQGCKPVKLSNVEESQFIQDGVPLIQLNEKLGDVEHQVLVNPLRRDRVQSYQPRPGVNEWVVPEGQYFVMGDNRDNSADSRYWGFVPEENLVGKAVAIWISFEFERSSDSVLPSWIPTGVRFNRIGGIN; encoded by the coding sequence ATGGCTAATACATTTTCGCTTATTTTAGTGATCGTAACCTTAGTGACTGGCGTTATATGGGCGTTAGAGAAGTTTGTTTGGGCTAAGAAGCGCCAACTGAAACTGGCTAGCGTTACCGCTCAAACTAACGGTTTAGATGCTGAAACCAGTGCAAAAGTGACGGCTCAGCCTTGGTGGGTTGAAAATAGCGTATCCATTTTCCCTGTAATTGCATTTGTTTTGGTGCTGCGTTCATTTATCTATGAACCGTTCCAAATCCCATCAGGCTCAATGATGCCAACCTTACTTGTAGGTGACTTTATCCTAGTTGAGAAATACGCTTACGGTCTAAAAGACCCAGTATGGCGCACTCAACTGGTAGAAACAGGCAAGCCTGAGCGTGGTGACTCAATCGTATTCAAATACCCGCCACAGCCAAACATTGACTACATTAAACGTGTGGTTGGCCTGCCGGGAGATATGATCCGTTACAACAGTAATAAAGAGCTATGTATTCAAACCAAAGGCACGCAAGGATGTAAACCTGTGAAGCTGAGTAACGTTGAAGAGAGCCAATTTATTCAAGACGGTGTGCCACTTATCCAACTCAATGAGAAGTTGGGTGACGTTGAGCACCAAGTTTTAGTTAACCCACTGCGTCGTGACCGTGTGCAATCGTACCAACCTCGTCCAGGTGTTAACGAGTGGGTCGTTCCAGAAGGCCAGTACTTTGTAATGGGTGATAACCGTGACAACAGTGCAGATAGCCGTTACTGGGGCTTTGTCCCTGAAGAAAACCTAGTAGGTAAAGCGGTTGCGATTTGGATCAGCTTTGAATTTGAGCGCAGCTCAGACAGTGTTTTACCTTCTTGGATCCCAACTGGTGTGCGTTTCAACCGCATCGGTGGCATTAATTAA
- the nadB gene encoding L-aspartate oxidase: protein MNANREHQCDVLVVGSGAAGLSLALRVAEHAKVIVLSKGPRSEGSTYYAQGGIAAVFDESDSIESHVEDTQIAGAGLCEEDTVQFIAENAKECVQWLIDGGVPFDKDENSTEGQPKYHLTREGGHSHRRILHAADATGMAMQTSLQDNVNNHPNIEIFERHNALDLITEDKIGGSKDKVIGAYIWNRNQEQVETVRAKFVVLATGGASKVYQYTSNPDVSSGDGIAIAWRAGCRVANLEFNQFHPTCLFHPEARNFLLTEALRGEGAYLRRPDGTRFMKDFDERGELAPRDVVARAIDFEMKRLGADCMYVDISHKPEEFITAHFPMIHTRLMDLGIDMTKEPIPIVPAAHYTCGGVMVNKNGQTDLQNLYAIGEVSYTGLHGANRMASNSLLECVVYAWSAAKHIVENLDQSQLCAALPAWDESQVTNSDEEVIIQHNWHELRLFMWDYMGIVRTDKRLERAMRRIQMLQQETHEYYSHFKVSNNLLELRNLLQVAELMVRCAMQRKESRGLHYTLDYPELAEDSGPTILTPNKN from the coding sequence ATGAACGCAAACCGTGAACATCAGTGTGATGTATTAGTGGTGGGGAGTGGTGCTGCTGGCTTGTCATTAGCCTTACGCGTCGCTGAACATGCAAAAGTAATCGTATTAAGCAAAGGACCACGTAGTGAAGGATCGACGTACTACGCACAAGGTGGTATCGCGGCAGTATTTGACGAATCGGACAGCATTGAGTCGCACGTTGAAGATACGCAAATTGCTGGAGCTGGGTTATGTGAAGAAGACACTGTTCAATTCATTGCTGAGAATGCTAAAGAGTGCGTGCAGTGGCTAATTGATGGCGGTGTGCCTTTCGACAAAGACGAAAACAGCACTGAAGGTCAGCCTAAATATCACCTGACTCGTGAAGGCGGCCACAGCCACCGACGTATCCTTCACGCGGCAGATGCAACCGGCATGGCAATGCAAACTTCTCTGCAGGACAATGTTAACAACCACCCGAACATTGAGATCTTCGAGCGCCATAATGCTCTCGACTTGATCACTGAAGATAAAATCGGTGGCTCGAAAGATAAAGTTATCGGAGCCTACATATGGAACCGTAACCAAGAGCAAGTGGAAACCGTTCGCGCGAAATTCGTGGTACTTGCTACTGGTGGTGCCTCTAAAGTTTACCAATACACATCCAACCCAGACGTCTCTTCTGGTGACGGTATTGCGATCGCTTGGCGTGCCGGTTGTCGCGTTGCGAACCTTGAGTTCAACCAGTTTCACCCGACTTGCCTATTTCATCCTGAAGCGCGTAACTTCCTGTTAACTGAAGCACTTCGTGGTGAGGGTGCATACCTGCGCCGCCCTGACGGCACTCGCTTTATGAAAGACTTCGACGAACGTGGTGAATTAGCCCCTCGTGATGTGGTGGCTCGCGCTATCGACTTTGAGATGAAGCGTCTTGGTGCTGACTGCATGTACGTGGACATCAGCCACAAGCCTGAAGAGTTCATTACTGCGCACTTCCCAATGATTCACACGCGCTTGATGGATCTGGGTATCGACATGACCAAAGAGCCGATTCCAATTGTTCCTGCCGCGCATTACACCTGCGGTGGAGTGATGGTGAACAAGAATGGTCAAACCGACCTGCAAAACCTCTACGCGATTGGTGAAGTAAGCTACACCGGCCTTCACGGAGCGAACCGCATGGCATCAAACTCACTGCTAGAGTGTGTCGTTTACGCTTGGTCCGCAGCGAAACATATTGTAGAGAACCTCGACCAATCTCAATTGTGTGCAGCACTACCTGCTTGGGATGAGAGCCAAGTGACCAACAGTGACGAAGAGGTAATTATTCAACACAACTGGCATGAACTGCGTCTGTTTATGTGGGACTACATGGGTATCGTGCGCACTGATAAGCGTCTTGAACGTGCTATGCGCCGTATTCAGATGTTGCAACAAGAGACTCACGAGTACTACAGCCACTTTAAGGTATCAAATAACCTGCTAGAGCTGCGTAACTTGTTGCAAGTTGCTGAGCTAATGGTGCGCTGTGCGATGCAACGTAAAGAGAGTCGCGGCCTGCACTATACACTGGACTACCCAGAACTGGCTGAAGACAGCGGTCCAACGATTCTGACACCGAACAAAAACTAA
- a CDS encoding RseA family anti-sigma factor has product MADKEKLSALMDGETIDKALIAELESDQESKDTWQSYHLIGDVMRGDAPETLEWNIADSVAAALENEPAHNKLNNVHSLRPEQTQTVAPQVQEEQPKPQQAKRQMPAWLQQFGQVAVAACVSLAVILGVQQYGGSDPAAPEVEQLPVLQTIPFAGSVEPVSLTRESVEKPVADAHLQEQRKRVHAMLQDYELQLRLNNDASAESESRLESDIE; this is encoded by the coding sequence ATGGCTGATAAAGAAAAGCTTTCGGCACTCATGGATGGTGAAACGATCGACAAAGCTCTGATTGCAGAGTTGGAGTCCGATCAAGAAAGCAAGGATACCTGGCAGAGTTACCATTTAATCGGTGATGTCATGCGAGGCGATGCGCCAGAAACGCTAGAGTGGAACATTGCGGATAGTGTTGCTGCGGCGCTTGAGAATGAGCCTGCACACAACAAACTCAACAATGTACATTCATTGCGCCCAGAGCAGACACAAACTGTTGCTCCACAAGTGCAAGAAGAACAACCTAAACCACAACAAGCAAAACGCCAGATGCCAGCTTGGTTGCAGCAATTTGGTCAAGTTGCCGTTGCAGCTTGTGTGTCGCTGGCGGTCATTTTGGGGGTTCAACAGTATGGTGGCAGCGATCCTGCCGCACCAGAAGTAGAACAGCTGCCTGTGTTACAAACTATCCCGTTTGCCGGTTCGGTAGAGCCAGTAAGCCTAACTCGTGAGTCTGTTGAGAAACCCGTGGCAGATGCCCACTTGCAAGAGCAGCGCAAACGCGTACACGCTATGTTGCAAGATTACGAGTTGCAATTGAGATTAAACAACGACGCGTCAGCTGAAAGCGAATCGCGTCTAGAATCGGATATTGAATGA